Genomic DNA from Halobacteriovorax sp. DA5:
ACTTGAAATTGGTGCTGTTGTAGCTGAGTTAGATACATCTGCAGCTCCGACACAAGCTTCAAGTGATGATGCTCCTACAACAGTTGAAACTCCAAATACACCGGCAAGTGCTCCTGTTTCGGGTGGGGATAAGAATTATCCATCTCCAGCTGCTGCTAAAATTCTTGCAGAAAAAGGCGTTAGTGCTGGTTCAGTTGCTGGTTCAGGTAAAGATGGCCGTATCACTAAGGCTGATGCAATGAACGCAAGTGCTGCTCCAAAAGCTGCTCCTGCTGCCGCTGCAAAGCCTGCTCCTGCACAGGAAATTGCTGTACAAGCTCCAATGGGTGGTGCAAGTAGAGCAAAAGAAGAAGTAAAAATGAAGCGTATTCGTAAGACAATTGCTAAGCGTCTTGTGGAAGCAAAGAATACGACTGCAATGCTTACGACTTTCAACGAAGTTGATATGTTCAATGTAATGGAGCTTCGTAAGAAATATAAAGATGCTTTCAAAGACAAGCACGACATCGGACTAGGTTTCATGTCTTTCTTCACAAAAGCATGTACAAAAGCACTTATGGAAATCAAAGGTGTTAATGCACAAATTGATGGTGAAAATATCATCTATCACGACTATGCAGATGTTGGTATCGCGGTATCTACTCCAAAAGGTCTTGTTGTTCCAGTAATTAGAAACGCAGAAAGCTTAAGCCTTGCTCAAATTGAAAAAGAAGTAAGAAGACTTGCTCTTAAAGGGCGTGATGGAAAGCTTACAGTAGATGAAATGACTGGTGGTACATTCACTATCACAAATGGTGGTGTTTTCGGTTCAATGCTTTCAACTCCAATTATTAACGTTCCACAATCAGCGATTCTAGGAATGCACAATATTGTTGAAAGACCAGTAGCTGTAAACGGTCAGGTTGTTATTCACCCTGTAATGTACTTAGCACTTTCTTATGACCACAGAATCATCGATGGTAAGGAATCAGTAACATTCCTTAAGATGGTTAAAGAGATGATTGAGGATCCGGCCAGAATGCTACTGGACATCTAATAAGTATATTAAAGAAGATTAAGGATTATATATGAGTAAAGAATTTGATGTTGTTGTTATTGGTTCAGGCCCTGGTGGATATATCAGTGCCGTACGTTGCGCGCAACTTGGTATGAAGACAGCAATTGTAGAAAAATATAATACACTTGGTGGAACATGCTTAAACGTTGGATGTATTCCATCGAAAGCATGGCTTGATTCAAGTGAGAAATTTCATGAAGCAACTCATGAATTTGAAGCACACGGAATCACAACAGGTAAAGTAAAGGCCGATATTAAGAAGATGGCAGAGCGTGTAGCTGGTGTTGTTGCAGATACTTCTGGTGGTATTACTTACTTAATGGGTAAGAATAAAGTTGAGACTTTCCATGGGTTTGGATCTTTCGTTGATGCTCACACTCTTAAAGTTTCAGGTGAGAAAGAGGAAACTCTTAAGGCTAAACACTTCATTATTGCAACTGGTTCAAAGCCAGCGACAATTCCTGGGATTGAAATTGATAAAGAAAGAATTATCACTTCAACTGAGGCCCTAAAGCTTGAAACACTTCCAAAGCACTTCATCGTAATTGGTGGTGGTGTTATTGGTCTAGAGCTTGGTTCAGTATTTTTAAGACTTGGTTCTAAAGTTTCTGTTGTCGAGTATGCAGATTCAATTCTTGCGACAATGGATAAAGACTGTGCAAAAGAGATGACTAAAGTTCTTAAGAAACAAGGTATGGAATTCTATACTGGTCACGGTGTAACTGAAGTTGTTAGAAAGGGCGAAAAAGTAATCGTAAAAGCTAAGAATAAGAAGAACGATGAAGAAATCAAATTAGACGGTGACTACTGTCTAATGGCAGTTGGGCGTCGTCCATATACTGACAATCTTGGTCTTGAAAATGCTGGTGTAAATCTTGATGAGCGTGGGCGTGTTATCACTGACGATCATTTAAGAACTAACGTTTCTCATATCTATGCAATTGGTGATGTTACAACTGGTGCTATGCTTGCTCACAAAGCTGAGGAAGAAGGTGTTGTTTGTGCTGAAATCATTGCTGGTCAAAAACCACATATTAACTACAATCTAATTCCTGGTGTTGTTTATACTTGGCCAGAGGTTGCTTCAGTTGGTGTAACAGAACAAGAGCTAAAAGCTAATAAGACTCCATATAAAGCAGGGAAGTTTCCATTTAAAGCAAGTGGACGTGCTCGTGCTTCAAACGAATCAGCTGGTTTTGTAAAAGTACTTGCTTGTAAAGAAACAGATGAGATTTTAGGAGTACACATTGTCGGTCCTCGTGCTGCTGACTTAATTGCAGAAGCAGTTGTGGCAATGGAATTTAGAG
This window encodes:
- the odhB gene encoding 2-oxoglutarate dehydrogenase complex dihydrolipoyllysine-residue succinyltransferase; amino-acid sequence: MAIVKITIPPIGESITEVALGEWLVADGDYVSEGDELVEVESDKATLPLPAEESGIIRIIAEEGAELEIGAVVAELDTSAAPTQASSDDAPTTVETPNTPASAPVSGGDKNYPSPAAAKILAEKGVSAGSVAGSGKDGRITKADAMNASAAPKAAPAAAAKPAPAQEIAVQAPMGGASRAKEEVKMKRIRKTIAKRLVEAKNTTAMLTTFNEVDMFNVMELRKKYKDAFKDKHDIGLGFMSFFTKACTKALMEIKGVNAQIDGENIIYHDYADVGIAVSTPKGLVVPVIRNAESLSLAQIEKEVRRLALKGRDGKLTVDEMTGGTFTITNGGVFGSMLSTPIINVPQSAILGMHNIVERPVAVNGQVVIHPVMYLALSYDHRIIDGKESVTFLKMVKEMIEDPARMLLDI
- the lpdA gene encoding dihydrolipoyl dehydrogenase, translating into MSKEFDVVVIGSGPGGYISAVRCAQLGMKTAIVEKYNTLGGTCLNVGCIPSKAWLDSSEKFHEATHEFEAHGITTGKVKADIKKMAERVAGVVADTSGGITYLMGKNKVETFHGFGSFVDAHTLKVSGEKEETLKAKHFIIATGSKPATIPGIEIDKERIITSTEALKLETLPKHFIVIGGGVIGLELGSVFLRLGSKVSVVEYADSILATMDKDCAKEMTKVLKKQGMEFYTGHGVTEVVRKGEKVIVKAKNKKNDEEIKLDGDYCLMAVGRRPYTDNLGLENAGVNLDERGRVITDDHLRTNVSHIYAIGDVTTGAMLAHKAEEEGVVCAEIIAGQKPHINYNLIPGVVYTWPEVASVGVTEQELKANKTPYKAGKFPFKASGRARASNESAGFVKVLACKETDEILGVHIVGPRAADLIAEAVVAMEFRAAAEDIGRICHAHPTYSEAFKEAALDAFDKKPLNI